The Amaranthus tricolor cultivar Red isolate AtriRed21 chromosome 14, ASM2621246v1, whole genome shotgun sequence DNA window taaatatattaatatattttttatttttaaagattttatttttcctaaTATATATGTGTAAATCACATACAAATAATTAAAGATAATAAATTGAAAGGAACAAAAGAGCATTCCATTAATTCCTGACgacaaacaagaagaaaaaaaaaattcaaaaaagataGGAAAACAGTGGCTCTTTTATTTGCTCATTATTAAAGTAGTATAACAAAGTCAACATGCAGGAAATGTCTGGAATGTTTGAGTTTAAGCGTATGAAAGTATTGTTAATCCAATGTATTTCGCTCATAGTTACTATGATTAGGATTTAGTTACTATGGTTAGGATTTAGAGAGGGAAGGACGTTgacaactcatactcataaagaaGAGCGCGATCAAAAGAGTCTCCCAACTCGAAAAAGATTAAGAGAAGTTTTTGCAATAGGaaagataaaaaatacatatagataaaataaataagtaaaagcaattaaaaaataaaattaaaataaaaataattttactatattatatgtattgttgatttatttattttgagtaGCGGCTAAAAAAAGTGCTTGAAATAGATATGTAGATACTATGATGAAGAAATACTTATTTTGTGGGTTAATTGACTAcgtgtttctttttttttttttataaaaaaaaggtaTAGAAATGATCTGTTTACTATCTTTTTTCGAACTCTAACTTTATACAGAAATATTAAATTGATGACTATAACTACGTGATAAAGAAAATATAAGACCAGACAAAAAAATGTATCAAATTAAGAGGAACTAGTGCCTTATAAATTCCATACCCTAATATCTTTTTCCCTCAAGTGGGGAGAGGCTTCATCTTTTAGATGACTTGGAAAAATATTGTTACTATAACCAGATAATCTAATTTTCAAAGAAATATCATATGTTTTATAGCTTAACTAGATAGATTCCCATGCCAAGTacgatttataaattatttaaataaaaaattagtaatcCTATATGTGTAATTAAGTTATTCTATGACTCTTAACTTCTTTAGTATATTGAAACTATAAATTAGTTTGTTTCGAAAActgtaaaagtattactattagattgagatacatattattaatatattactcCATCTCTTCTTTTAAGTCCTTTCACTTTGGGTtttcacaaatattaagaaagataGAAACTTTGGttgtagtgagtattattttaattaaatagtagtgtgaagtaataattgtattgaaagtatgagagagaaaataattataaataaaagtaaaacaaaaaagaaattgattttattaaattaattaaaaatgaaaaagaactTTAAAATGGAGGTAAATTAACCAACTTTCCAAATTGGGAAAGTTTGGAGCtctacaattaaaaaaaaggagggaactTAATCCCTCCATACAAAAACCAGAAAATCAGAAATTACATACAAAAATCAGCATTGGCCAAATTAAACTAACATGGATCAGCAACTACATGTACTCTAATAAGAAATTACATCAAACAATCTGGAAAAATGACCTTACGAATTCCAATTTAGCCTATATAAAGGCTGCTGTTCACTAATTATCTTCAATTATCTTAATCAAAGTAACCTAGCAAAACAAATTTCAGTTTGTTCACCTCCTAACAGTACCTCAAAACATATTTAAGAAGCTTCAAAGATCAGTagcttcaaaaatcaaaaacagatTAGTAAAACAGCCCACAAAGCCTTCACTTATCTTCATCAACGTAACCCAGGAAAACAAATTTCAGTTTGTTCACAGTTTCTAAAAACCAAAATCAGCAACAAAGCTTTTCTTAACAGTCCACAAATTCTTCAAATATCTTCCAAAACAGTAGCCAAACAGTTTGTGAAAATGATCATCGCATCATTAGCCTTCAATAGCTTCAGGAAGTGAAGATGAGCAACAGGGGGCTTGGTACTTTGGATCGAATTCATACGCTCCGGAGTCCAATTCTGAATCAGAAGAAGAGCCACAAAATATGGAAGAAATAGAACCACAACAACAAAATCAGCCTAAGCCAAGACTCAACAATGATTTAAGGCAACTTATTTTCCAAGAGATGTTGTCACTAAAAGTTAGTGACTCACTTCCTCATGGTACATTCAAACGCATAGCTCAAAAATACGGCTACACACAGAGAACCATCTGAGATTAATGGAAACGAGCAATGCAAACCAAGGAAgcaaacaaaccatacattGTGGAATCCAAGTACAAAAATTATGGAAGAAAAAGAGTGGTCGTACCACCAAACTTACTTGAGTCTAGACCCATTGGCGAATGCACTTGCATTAGAGATGCTGCAACATGTTTAGATTTGGCACCGTCAACGGTGTGGAGGTTGATAAAAAGAGGCGAGATAAAGGCTCATTCAAATCCACTACACCCGGCTTTAACCGATGCCAACCAAATAAGGAGGGTGGAGTGGATTTTGAGCCTTATCCAAGAACACACCATTCAAAGACACCCGATTTACAAAGTAATGTACGATTATATTCACATTGACGAgaagtggttttatttaaccaAGAAAACGCAAAGAGTTTATTTAGCACACAAAGAAAAGGTCCTATATAAGGCAGCAAAGTCTCAAAGTTCATACCTAAGGCCATGTTCTTAGGGGCCGTTGCTAGGCCTAGATGGAATCATATGGGCAAATGTACGTTTGATGGGAAAATTGGAATTTTCACTTTCATCAATAGGGTGGCAGCACAAAGAGACTCAAAGAATCGACCAAGGGGTTCAATAGAAATTAAACCAACCGAATCAGTTAATCAAGAAGTTTATAGGAGTATGCTCATACAACAATTGATTCCGACTATACTAAGAAAATGGCCAAGTGAAGGAccttctattatttttattcaacaagataatgcaagggTTCATATCACAAACGATGATCCAATATGGCAACAACACAATAGGCAAGGGGGTTTAACTTTCATTCTTACTCAACAACCTCCTAATAGTCCGGATTGTAATATTCTAGACTTGAGTTTCTTTAGGAGCATACAATCACTTGTGCATAAAAAGATGCCCAAAACATGACAGAATTAATCACAGCGGTTGAGGATGCATTCGGAGAGTTACATTCAAAAACCTTAACTAATGTGTGGATTTCATTACAACACCATTTAAATGAGATTCTAAAAGTTGAGGGGTTTAATGACTACATACAACCACTCTTTGGAAAGAAGGTCGAAGAAGACAATGGCAGGTTAAGGATTCAAGTGAGAATCCTAACACAATTGGTTAGAGAAGCTGTAGCTTTTCTTAATCCAAACAGGGATCAGCAACAAACACAAGCATTAATAGAAAATGAGGATGCTACACAAACAACAGAGATCATTCAAGAAGCTTATGATCAGGCAATTGAAGAAACTCAAGGATGACAAACATCAAAGCCCCTcagtttattttgttcaaatcatcattaaaattgtaactttaaaAACTTAGGAGCAACAATTTGTCAATCACAACCCATATTAATGATTATTGTGCATGTTTTGGATTAgtcatttattattttacataatttcagaaaaaaaaccCCCTGATTCTTCATAGAGGTTATGAAACCTCTCAGATTATAATTGTTCATTAACAAATGAAGTAACTgaacatgctaaaaaatcaaGTGACGAGTTTTGGTTTACCAAATGTTACTCAACAAAGtaattaaagtaattttttCAGAATTTAGAGGTTCAACAAATTGACATCACAGGGGCTTGTACACATGAAACCAGCAGCAAATATCAACCCTTAAATCAGATCggaaaaaaatcaacaatataCAGCAAACAGCAACATAATACCAATAGTAAGAAccaaaaaaaccccaaaatatAAACCTAAACATAAATCAGAAGAAAATAAACATAAGAACACAATATcaacaaaatttcatcaaacatAAATTAAAGATCATCATAATCCAGCAGCAAACAACAACACATAAAACCATCTCCAATATGTCAAATTtaagtacaaaaaaaaaaaacaaacgaaaaatcAGAATAACCTTACAATCATCAGACACGTTTTTTGGGGTGCAATTTTGCCCTAGAAGCAATAACATCTTCAGGAGTGTCAGGGACAACCAATTGATTTGATCTTCTTTCACATTATTTGGAGTTAATGGATTTAATTCAGATGGGGAGTCACACATCCATTCAACAATTATTGGTGTTGGTTCCTTTTCAACAGAAGGAGAAGTTGGTGGAGATTCATGAAACAAAGATATGGCATCATCTTCAAGAAACTTGTGATATGCCTCAAGCTCTTGTTTTGACCACttcaaaatttcatttgagTAAGAATGAGAACGACCATGGAGGGAACAAGAACACAACTCACCATAATCGCATAAACCATCATAAAGATATGAAGGAATTGTAGAGTCAATCTTAGATTCGTTGCTTTCCATTGCAAAGACTTAAAGGTTCAAGAAGAAGATAATGGTGGATTCCAGAACAGGGGGCATGCCATTTCAAAACTttgccaaaacaaacaaaacgaatctcaaaatgatgagaataaaccgatctacattttaatgcagttaaaatgcactataaatgaagaacaaacagggGGAAAAGGCCACTTGAAGCCATGAAAATGGTTTTCAAGAAGAGAGAGAGAAATGACCGTTCAAAAGGAGGAGGAAGAGTAAGAAACTAGTAGGGGTAATATTGAAAACCCAACGCCCAAGACAATTAAAGAATCAGAAAGATTATTCCGGgtacaaaaaaagaaaaggggggttttaaggggtaaaagtggaataaaaactttctaaaaatagaaaatattttaaagtggaagaactAATGAAACTACCCGTTCCCTCCATGGTCTATAGTAAGGTGAATGaaagaacttaaaagaacggagggagtactatataaaacataatcataaaattatgcactaaataataagattataagtacttacataaaataatagaaaatttctacacataaaaaataatataaaaataatgtaaatgtTAAATGTTTTTGAAAAACCTTATAATAAGTTTTAAGCCtaaagaatatatttttttactataataattaacatataacttaatctaagtatttatgtattataaacTTGTCAAATATAGGagataaaattatcatttgaaattttacCGATATCTTttcctaattattaattattatttacttaaataattaatgtgtaatctATTTAACTTTTGcagtttttttaatatagttATGTAAGTAATATACAAGATTATCTATgaaaaactttcaaaattattttcttttcttaatttattacaaattttttttaatgaaaattaataatttacataaataattaatatgttattcgttaattatccattgtaattaaaagatattacatattttagatgattgtatatggtaaaaaaattagtaaataaggtaaagttttaaaatcttttgtaacaaatcaattaaataaatctaatcaaaaagatattacttgatatgctaaaaaatattttcctaataagaaattgaaaagagcgaaaattttttaattgtaaagtcgacatgtgtcttaatcgtttcttcattagtatattgtataataAATAGATAGGGTAAATTATTGTAATAAATACAAtccatattatttttgttatataatttatttgtaaTACTTCTATATAACAATTTAATCTAAATTTTATTCTCATTATAATAGAAGAATAAGATTGTAATTCATAAAAAACTGAAAGACTAGAAAATAAGATTGtgtaaatataataatagaggtaaaaaaaattatgtcatttatttatgtttatataACTTACGTTCATTTAATAAATTACATGCATGCTCATATTAAGATTAATCTagctacataatatatatttttattaaaacattttttaaaattatgataaattatttatttaatgtaaTTTATGTTTGTTTGGTTATTTACTTCCACTTTGGACCTACATTAATGGGGATAATTAGATGAAGTACTTGGACAAAGTATATGATGAGGGACGAAGAGTATTTTGAATTTGTCTCACATTATAAAGAAGACAAATGTTTTCTGACCAATTCGtcttataattttctttacTCGCggatttgtgtttttttattttgtatgctCATTTGACTCTCATTAATccattattttttctattttttattacttataaattttcattatatttttattacatAAAAGTATGGAAAAATGAGGGTGAGTGTGTGAGCTAAGCTACGTTAAATAATGGACGAATGATGAATTAATGTATTATGGTTACGTAATAAAGAAGTGCATACGTGTCACTTAATCTTGCTGTTTGCTAAGAACATTCTAGTACTAGTATACTTCCACACTATATTAACCTAATTCCAAAGGTAGTAACAGTATTCTCATTTATAAGCTTTGTTTGTGTTCATATCAATACCTAcccataattttaatttaaacaaaataattttattcataaggtaataataaaaataattttaatgatttaatatTAACACTTTTCTCATTAATAAATGGTTGATACAATTGATGAAGTTGAATAATAGTGCAAAATTGCAAATAGTTAGAATGAAATTAGCAATAAATAATCTaaacaaacaacaaacaaaTCTACAAAGCTCACCAAATTGAGTACGTAATCACTTAGATTAGTGTTTATGTTTAAAGAACGAgagcttattatttatttgttaaatagATCCATGTTTTAAGAGTCAGAACAATATTTTAATCAccgttattaaaaaataaaattaaactaaaaaatttattgtATATAAAATACTCCATAACTATTGACAAAAGGAGACATTCTTGAATCttgattatatttattattttcgtCTCTTTAAATTGCTACACAATACTctcttttattaaatttgtcttATAGGTACTCgatgtagaaaataaaaaaatgaaatagaaaTAAATATTGTGGAATATTAAGAGAAATGTATGGATGTgatgaaaagaaagttaaatgtatcgatgaaaataatataagtcattatcaaaattaaaaacGCCGCAAATTTCATCAGacgaattaaaaagaaaaaaatgacaaaatttcATAGCTAGAGGTTCTatgttaataataatcatcatctcAATAAGTCTCGCCCAAAAAAGAATCTAGAggggaggaaaaaaaaatataccaataCCGTTATCAAAAAAGTTAGTGAATATCTTAATAAGCACtcactttaataattaattaattacaaataaatCATAAATGCCATGTAATtatgtgatgatgatgatccatgtcCCATGATGATGCCATGATATGTTCCAGTATCTCCTACCACCTACTAGGTAGCCAACGCACATCCATAAAAAGAAGccattaaaataatactcctaccAATGTTCACTTACTCATCTAGAAAAACCTTTCTCTTTTCAACTTTGAATCTTACTTCTCCAATAAGTTTATTTTGACAAATGGGTCCCACTTCATCTTCTACATCTCTATTTATACATTCCTATGGCTTCCTCTCATCTTACAACGCAAAATTTCAtcacataaattattaattaacacATTCCTCCTTAATTCCCTTCTTAATAGTTCAAATTGttataaaatcattaatcatttttttgaaaaataacccattttcattcataatttCTTGTTTAATTGTATATATAGCACACACAAATTCATTTCAGACACTAATTTATTCTTTGCACTAAAAAAAATTGTGTCTTTATTGTTTATGATATAATCccctctgttttttttttctctggtTTTTCT harbors:
- the LOC130800272 gene encoding uncharacterized protein LOC130800272, which codes for MQTKEANKPYIVESKYKNYGRKRVVVPPNLLESRPIGECTCIRDAATCLDLAPSTVWRLIKRGEIKAHSNPLHPALTDANQIRRVEWILSLIQEHTIQRHPIYKVMYDYIHIDEKWPRWNHMGKCTFDGKIGIFTFINRVAAQRDSKNRPRGSIEIKPTESVNQEVYRSMLIQQLIPTILRKWPSEGPSIIFIQQDNARVHITNDDPIWQQHNRQGGLTFILTQQPPNSPDCNILDLSFFRSIQSLVHKKMPKT